Proteins from one Halopseudomonas pelagia genomic window:
- a CDS encoding bile acid:sodium symporter, translated as MNRLTLERRQVWIYLSAILGGLLVGSTWANTSRFFEMLLWPTLILLLYTTFLQVPLLHLRDAIRDGRFVITVLVGNFIVLPVVAWLLVQWLPADPALRLGVLLVLLVPCTDWFITFSQLGHGNVPRAIAVTPINLLLQLLLLPFYLWLMLGSDLSAALAPADIWPAWVVVLAPLAAAALSERWIDARAEREVFRNSLAWWPVPLLALVVFLIAGAQVGAVQGALRLLPLIVPLFVVFLLLAALIAKGLAKLMALPADQSRTLAFSLGTRNSFVVLPFALSLPAGWEVTAVVIVVQSLVELFGMVFYLWWVPGKLFKG; from the coding sequence TTGAATCGCTTAACACTCGAACGTCGCCAAGTATGGATCTACCTGTCAGCTATCCTTGGCGGTTTGCTAGTAGGCAGCACGTGGGCCAACACCAGCCGCTTCTTTGAGATGCTGCTTTGGCCAACGCTGATACTGCTGCTCTATACAACCTTCCTGCAGGTACCACTGCTGCATCTTCGTGATGCAATACGGGACGGAAGGTTCGTCATAACCGTATTGGTGGGAAACTTCATCGTCCTGCCGGTCGTGGCTTGGCTGTTGGTGCAATGGCTACCCGCTGATCCCGCGTTGCGGCTCGGGGTTCTGCTTGTACTCTTGGTACCATGCACCGATTGGTTTATCACCTTTAGCCAGTTGGGGCATGGCAACGTGCCTCGCGCAATAGCGGTGACACCCATCAACCTTCTTTTGCAGCTGCTGCTACTGCCATTTTATCTGTGGCTCATGCTGGGATCCGACCTTTCGGCAGCCTTGGCACCGGCCGACATCTGGCCCGCATGGGTTGTGGTTCTTGCACCGCTCGCCGCCGCCGCACTGTCAGAACGCTGGATTGACGCCCGGGCAGAGCGAGAGGTCTTTCGCAACAGCCTGGCCTGGTGGCCAGTGCCATTACTTGCGCTGGTAGTCTTTCTGATCGCGGGTGCTCAGGTGGGCGCAGTGCAGGGTGCGCTGAGGTTGCTTCCGTTGATTGTGCCTTTATTCGTGGTCTTCCTGCTGTTGGCCGCACTGATCGCCAAAGGGTTAGCCAAGCTCATGGCGCTGCCCGCCGATCAAAGCCGCACTCTTGCCTTCAGTTTGGGCACACGCAACTCCTTTGTGGTGCTACCCTTTGCTCTGTCGCTGCCGGCTGGCTGGGAAGTGACTGCCGTTGTGATCGTAGTGCAATCGTTAGTTGAGCTCTTCGGGATGGTGTTTTACCTGTGGTGGGTTCCCGGCAAACTTTTCAAGGGATAA
- a CDS encoding TolC family protein has translation MNQRNHGTRLYAAALLFGLVATPGLSAALTLAEAIDLAERQAPSLGARSANLQAAQDSVTPAGELPDPRLKLGVQNLPIEGESRLRLGAEAMTMQMVGVMQEVPNRAKRRARVESAEATVTLARVQQRVERLKVRQMTAEAWITTLAAERKLTIFNQLYAENRLLAQAVKAKIAGAGGLSSDSVLPRQEAALLAEQEDLLARNEAVARAELQRWIGEAATQPLQGDWPEWRSSPERYLNNFPRHPELLEFGPMTSRAEAQIAEAISEKTPDWAWGVDYQNRASGFGDMISLNLSFDLPVFAGSRQDPKISAERARLEGLEAERQDRLRQLRQELSADLAEFQRLERALDRTEETLLPLADEKVHLAMADYRSGKGELTAVIKAREELVEMHLRLVDLARDRSLTNARLHFSFGDTQP, from the coding sequence ATGAATCAGCGCAATCACGGAACGCGTCTATACGCGGCCGCGCTGCTTTTTGGCCTGGTGGCAACACCAGGCTTGTCAGCAGCACTGACCCTTGCAGAAGCCATTGATCTGGCAGAGCGCCAAGCCCCTTCCCTGGGTGCGCGCAGCGCGAACCTGCAAGCAGCCCAAGACTCGGTCACGCCCGCTGGCGAACTGCCGGACCCCAGGCTGAAACTGGGCGTTCAGAATCTGCCTATCGAAGGTGAGTCCCGACTGCGATTGGGTGCAGAGGCGATGACCATGCAGATGGTCGGCGTCATGCAGGAGGTCCCCAACCGTGCCAAACGCCGTGCACGCGTGGAAAGCGCCGAAGCCACCGTAACATTGGCCCGGGTGCAGCAGAGGGTCGAGCGGCTCAAGGTCCGCCAGATGACCGCCGAGGCCTGGATTACCACCCTGGCTGCCGAGCGCAAGCTGACCATTTTTAACCAGCTCTACGCCGAAAATCGGCTTTTGGCTCAAGCGGTCAAGGCGAAAATCGCCGGCGCTGGCGGACTCTCGAGCGATAGCGTATTGCCCAGGCAGGAAGCCGCGCTCTTGGCCGAACAGGAAGATCTCCTGGCCCGCAATGAAGCGGTTGCCCGGGCCGAGCTTCAACGCTGGATCGGCGAGGCTGCAACCCAGCCACTGCAGGGCGACTGGCCGGAATGGCGAAGCAGCCCCGAGCGTTATCTAAACAACTTTCCCCGCCACCCGGAGCTACTGGAATTTGGCCCGATGACCAGCCGAGCCGAAGCCCAGATTGCCGAGGCCATTTCGGAAAAAACACCCGACTGGGCCTGGGGCGTGGACTACCAGAATAGAGCAAGCGGCTTTGGCGACATGATCAGCCTCAACCTCAGCTTCGATCTGCCGGTTTTCGCAGGATCCAGACAGGATCCGAAGATCAGCGCTGAGCGCGCGCGTTTGGAGGGGCTGGAAGCCGAGCGCCAGGATCGGCTGCGTCAGCTCAGGCAGGAGCTGTCAGCAGACCTTGCCGAGTTCCAACGTCTGGAACGGGCGCTGGATCGTACCGAAGAAACGCTGCTGCCTCTCGCCGATGAAAAAGTCCATTTGGCCATGGCCGATTACCGTTCAGGCAAAGGTGAACTGACTGCGGTGATTAAAGCGCGCGAGGAGTTGGTAGAAATGCACCTGCGTCTTGTCGATCTAGCCCGTGACCGCTCGCTAACCAACGCCCGCTTACATTTCTCTTTTGGAGACACCCAGCCATGA
- a CDS encoding efflux RND transporter periplasmic adaptor subunit: MTLQIKRLALLIGLPMFITSTVAASLSVVASSTHAQSAEQTEKEVLYWYDPMYPQQRFDAPGPSPFMDMDLVPRYADEGGDGASMLIDPTVIQNLGMRVTPVTRESISQTVEAVGTLGYDERDVAIVQARSAGFVEKVYDLAPDDVIPENAPLADLFFPQWSAAQEEYLALRGMGEPQLLAAARQRLRIAGMPPEHIAALERSGKASPSWTITSPIGGVLRSLDVREGMTLPAGASLARINGLEKVWLDVAVPEAQVRNLKVGQKVEAKLPAYPGESLEGIIEAILPQANLDSRTVRVRVVLPNSNQLLRPGMTADVTLSRDEDEALVVPTEALIRTGRRTLVMVAEGEGKFRPVEVRVGRETDFKTEVLSGLEEGQRVVASGQFLLDSEASLRGLTTEPEQSPEDTGPALHEAEGTILSIEDGMVNLSHGPFKTLNMPGMTMAFPIADPVLLEGLKEGERVQVGVSESDEGLVIERIEQLGDQP, from the coding sequence ATGACACTTCAGATCAAGCGACTGGCGCTACTGATTGGCCTGCCCATGTTTATAACGAGCACTGTAGCTGCGAGCCTCTCAGTTGTGGCAAGCAGCACTCACGCTCAGTCTGCCGAGCAGACCGAGAAAGAAGTGCTGTATTGGTACGATCCTATGTATCCGCAGCAACGCTTTGACGCACCTGGCCCATCGCCGTTCATGGACATGGACCTGGTGCCTCGTTATGCCGATGAAGGGGGGGATGGTGCTTCCATGCTCATCGATCCTACAGTGATACAGAATCTGGGCATGCGGGTCACTCCGGTTACCCGAGAATCCATCAGCCAGACCGTCGAAGCGGTAGGCACGCTGGGTTACGATGAGCGTGACGTAGCCATTGTCCAGGCACGCAGCGCCGGCTTTGTCGAGAAAGTCTACGACCTGGCCCCAGACGACGTGATCCCAGAAAATGCGCCACTGGCCGACCTTTTCTTCCCCCAATGGTCGGCCGCACAGGAGGAATATCTGGCATTGCGTGGCATGGGCGAGCCGCAATTACTGGCTGCTGCTCGTCAGCGTCTGCGTATTGCCGGCATGCCACCCGAACACATTGCAGCGCTGGAGCGCAGCGGCAAGGCAAGCCCGAGCTGGACCATTACCAGCCCTATCGGCGGGGTACTTCGTTCGCTTGATGTCCGAGAGGGTATGACGCTGCCTGCGGGCGCATCCCTTGCCCGCATCAATGGCTTGGAAAAGGTCTGGCTGGATGTTGCCGTCCCTGAAGCGCAGGTCAGGAACCTGAAGGTAGGGCAAAAGGTCGAGGCCAAACTGCCTGCATACCCGGGCGAAAGCCTGGAAGGGATTATCGAGGCGATCTTACCCCAGGCCAACCTGGATAGCCGAACCGTTCGGGTTCGAGTCGTGTTACCCAATTCCAATCAACTCCTGCGCCCCGGCATGACCGCCGACGTGACCTTGAGCCGTGACGAAGACGAAGCCCTGGTGGTACCCACTGAAGCACTGATCAGAACAGGTAGGCGCACCCTGGTTATGGTCGCCGAGGGTGAGGGCAAGTTCAGGCCAGTAGAAGTCAGGGTCGGGCGCGAAACCGATTTCAAGACAGAGGTGTTGTCGGGTCTTGAGGAGGGCCAACGCGTGGTTGCGTCCGGGCAGTTCCTGCTTGATTCCGAAGCCAGCCTGCGCGGACTGACCACCGAACCAGAGCAATCGCCAGAAGACACCGGACCGGCCTTGCACGAGGCCGAGGGCACCATCCTGAGTATAGAAGATGGCATGGTCAATTTGTCTCACGGTCCATTCAAGACATTGAACATGCCGGGCATGACGATGGCATTTCCGATCGCAGACCCGGTCCTCCTGGAAGGACTCAAAGAAGGTGAGCGGGTACAGGTAGGCGTCAGCGAAAGCGATGAAGGTCTTGTTATCGAGCGGATCGAGCAACTCGGAGATCAGCCATGA
- a CDS encoding efflux RND transporter permease subunit: MIANIIRWSVANRFLVLLATLFSVAWGIWSIQNTAVDALPDLSDVQVIIRTPYAGQAPQIVENQVTYPLATTMLSVPGAKTVRGYSFFGDSYVYVLFEDDTDLYWARSRVLEYLSQVQSRLPEGAAPALGPDATGVGWIYQYALVDRTGQHDLAQLRSLQDWFLRYELKTLPNVAEVAPIGGMVKQYQVVLDPIRMASQQITQQQIRQAVEEANQETGGSVLELAETEFMVRASGYLSSLKDFRTIPLGLGATGTPITLGDVAHIQLGPEMRRGIAELDGEGEVVGGVVILRSGKNARETITAVQAKLEELKKSLPDGIEVITTYDRSKLIDSAVSNLSFKLLEEFIVVALVCALFLWHLRSSLVAIVSLPVGILIAFIIMQRQGVNANIMSLGGIAIAIGAMVDAAIVMIENAHKHIEAWHKKNLGKKLEGAEHWKVITNAATEVGPALFFSLLIITLSFIPVFTLEAQEGRLFGPLAFTKTYAMAAAAGLSVTLVPVLMGYWIRGKIPDEHRNPINRGLIWIYQPALEAVLRWPKTTIVIALVIFLTALWPISRLGGEFLPPLDEGDLLYMPTALPGLSVQKASELLQQTDRMIKSVPEVKRVFGKAGRADTATDPAPLTMFETTIQFKPRDQWRPGMTPEKLVKELDKAVQVPGLANLWIPPIRNRIDMLATGIKSPIGVKVYGSDLVQIDKATQAVERIAKTVPGVSSAVAERLTGGRYIDVDIDRSAAARYGLNISEVQSIVAGAVGGANIGETVEGLARYPISLRYPREWRDSLTDLRNLPIYTPEGSQITLGTVAQVSVTDGPPMLKSENARLTGWVYIDVRDRDMAAVVNDLRTRIDSDVPLESGMSISYSGQFEFMERANAKLKMVVPATLLIIFVLLYLIFNRFSEALLIMATLPFALTGGVWFLYLLDYNLSVATGVGFIALAGVSAEFGVIMLLYLTNAWSERVNAGRTDRPALLEAIREGAVQRVRPKAMTVAVIIAGLLPILLGSGTGSEIMSRIAAPMVGGMITAPLLSLFVLPAAYLLMRRRSIKQAKPQSGDSL; encoded by the coding sequence ATGATTGCCAACATCATTCGATGGTCAGTCGCAAACCGGTTTCTGGTATTGCTGGCGACGCTGTTTTCGGTCGCCTGGGGCATATGGTCGATCCAGAACACCGCCGTTGATGCGCTGCCTGACCTGTCCGACGTTCAGGTCATCATCCGCACACCCTATGCCGGGCAGGCGCCGCAGATTGTTGAAAATCAGGTCACCTACCCGCTGGCGACGACCATGCTGTCGGTTCCCGGGGCGAAGACCGTGCGGGGCTATTCATTCTTCGGCGACAGCTATGTGTATGTTCTTTTCGAGGACGATACAGACCTGTACTGGGCGCGATCGCGGGTGCTCGAGTACCTCAGCCAGGTGCAGAGCCGGCTTCCCGAAGGCGCTGCGCCAGCGCTGGGCCCTGACGCCACCGGAGTAGGCTGGATCTATCAGTACGCTCTGGTGGATCGCACCGGCCAGCACGACCTTGCTCAATTGCGGTCGCTGCAGGATTGGTTCCTGCGTTACGAGCTGAAAACCCTCCCCAATGTTGCAGAGGTCGCGCCGATCGGAGGTATGGTTAAGCAGTACCAAGTAGTGCTGGATCCGATAAGGATGGCCAGTCAGCAGATCACTCAGCAGCAGATCAGGCAGGCGGTTGAAGAGGCCAACCAAGAGACGGGCGGAAGCGTACTGGAGCTTGCCGAAACCGAATTTATGGTTCGCGCCTCGGGCTATCTCTCATCACTGAAAGATTTCCGTACCATTCCGCTCGGCTTGGGCGCTACTGGCACGCCGATAACACTTGGCGATGTCGCGCATATTCAATTGGGACCGGAGATGCGCCGGGGGATTGCCGAGCTGGACGGCGAAGGCGAGGTAGTCGGTGGCGTGGTGATCTTGCGCAGCGGAAAAAATGCCCGCGAAACGATCACCGCAGTGCAGGCCAAGCTTGAAGAGCTGAAGAAGAGCCTCCCTGATGGAATTGAGGTGATCACTACCTATGACCGCAGCAAGCTGATTGACAGCGCCGTTTCCAACCTCAGTTTTAAGCTTCTGGAAGAATTCATTGTTGTCGCGCTGGTGTGCGCCCTGTTCCTCTGGCACCTGCGTTCATCGCTGGTAGCGATTGTCTCTTTGCCGGTGGGTATCCTGATCGCCTTCATCATCATGCAGCGGCAGGGGGTGAACGCCAACATCATGTCCCTGGGGGGAATCGCGATCGCCATCGGCGCCATGGTCGACGCTGCGATTGTGATGATCGAAAATGCCCATAAACACATAGAAGCCTGGCACAAGAAAAATCTGGGCAAGAAACTTGAGGGCGCCGAGCACTGGAAAGTTATCACCAATGCAGCTACCGAAGTCGGTCCGGCACTGTTCTTCAGCCTGCTTATCATCACCTTGTCGTTTATTCCGGTTTTCACACTGGAAGCCCAGGAGGGCCGGCTATTCGGCCCGCTTGCCTTCACCAAGACCTATGCCATGGCGGCAGCCGCAGGGCTGTCGGTCACCCTGGTTCCGGTACTGATGGGTTATTGGATCCGCGGCAAGATTCCCGACGAGCATCGCAATCCAATCAATCGCGGACTCATCTGGATATATCAGCCGGCTCTCGAAGCCGTGCTCCGTTGGCCGAAAACTACCATCGTGATCGCATTGGTTATTTTTCTGACGGCACTTTGGCCGATCTCCCGGCTGGGTGGGGAGTTTCTGCCGCCACTGGATGAGGGTGACCTGCTGTACATGCCAACGGCGTTACCCGGTCTGTCTGTTCAGAAAGCATCGGAACTGCTGCAGCAGACCGACCGCATGATCAAAAGCGTGCCTGAAGTAAAACGCGTTTTCGGCAAGGCGGGTCGTGCCGACACTGCGACCGATCCGGCACCGCTGACCATGTTCGAGACCACCATCCAGTTCAAGCCCCGGGACCAATGGCGTCCGGGAATGACGCCTGAAAAACTGGTAAAAGAACTCGACAAGGCAGTGCAGGTGCCTGGGCTGGCCAACCTGTGGATACCGCCAATTCGCAACCGTATCGATATGCTGGCCACCGGCATCAAGAGTCCAATCGGGGTCAAGGTGTACGGCTCGGACCTGGTACAGATTGACAAGGCCACGCAAGCGGTCGAGCGCATCGCCAAGACGGTTCCAGGCGTAAGTTCGGCTGTCGCCGAGCGACTCACCGGTGGACGCTATATCGATGTCGACATTGACCGCAGCGCGGCTGCACGTTACGGGCTGAACATTTCCGAAGTGCAGTCGATCGTGGCGGGCGCCGTCGGCGGTGCCAACATTGGCGAAACCGTAGAAGGGCTGGCTCGTTATCCCATCAGTTTGCGCTACCCGCGCGAATGGCGTGATTCATTGACCGACTTGCGCAACCTGCCGATCTACACACCCGAGGGAAGTCAGATCACCCTCGGAACGGTGGCACAGGTCAGTGTGACGGATGGTCCGCCGATGCTTAAGAGCGAAAATGCCCGTCTTACTGGCTGGGTTTACATAGACGTACGCGATCGCGACATGGCTGCGGTGGTGAACGACCTGCGTACCAGAATCGACAGCGACGTGCCCCTGGAATCAGGCATGAGCATTAGTTACTCCGGCCAGTTCGAGTTTATGGAGCGCGCCAATGCCAAACTGAAGATGGTGGTGCCGGCTACGCTACTAATCATTTTTGTGCTGCTTTACCTCATTTTCAACCGGTTCAGCGAAGCCTTACTGATCATGGCGACGCTGCCATTCGCTCTGACTGGCGGTGTCTGGTTCCTCTACCTGCTTGATTACAACCTGTCGGTAGCAACTGGCGTGGGATTCATTGCGCTGGCAGGCGTATCGGCCGAGTTTGGCGTGATCATGCTCTTATACCTGACCAATGCCTGGAGCGAGCGGGTGAATGCAGGGCGTACGGACCGACCGGCACTCCTTGAAGCAATTCGTGAGGGCGCCGTGCAGCGCGTAAGGCCCAAGGCGATGACCGTGGCAGTCATCATAGCTGGCCTGCTTCCAATCCTGCTTGGCAGCGGTACCGGTAGTGAAATCATGAGCCGTATTGCTGCACCAATGGTAGGGGGCATGATTACCGCCCCGCTTCTGTCCCTGTTCGTACTCCCGGCGGCTTATCTCCTGATGAGACGCCGGTCCATTAAGCAAGCCAAACCACAATCTGGAGATTCACTATGA
- a CDS encoding copper-binding protein produces MKAKLALVLALALTPAAFAEEMKGMDMKHSMPMDNMKMEQTDTAAQSAKATGTVRNIKLDKGTVTIAHGPVPELEWPAMTMGFKATPEQLEELSEGDEIEFEFTSQGMNSTITSIKQL; encoded by the coding sequence ATGAAAGCCAAACTGGCACTCGTTCTCGCCCTCGCACTGACTCCAGCAGCCTTTGCTGAAGAGATGAAAGGTATGGACATGAAGCACAGCATGCCTATGGACAATATGAAGATGGAGCAAACGGATACCGCTGCGCAGAGCGCAAAGGCGACAGGTACCGTGCGCAACATCAAGCTGGATAAAGGTACTGTCACTATCGCCCACGGGCCCGTACCAGAACTTGAATGGCCCGCTATGACCATGGGGTTCAAGGCAACGCCTGAACAGCTTGAGGAGCTCAGCGAAGGGGACGAGATCGAGTTTGAATTCACCTCACAAGGGATGAATTCTACCATCACTTCGATCAAGCAACTTTAA
- a CDS encoding heavy metal sensor histidine kinase, translating into MISLSLRSRMALLFIIVVTTVLAFAAVSFDFFCRLHFEHQDEQVLQHKIQTLKSVLTRKDSFESSMVPDIDRLLDTSFGFAAVIKAGDRVVYSHHNLSEQYLPVHNSGNAGGWLIQVGPNLYTGTTQRIGEWADGEGTIHLALDVTHRTHFFEMIRRWFIYTLIISAILSGLLGFAFIGRGLKPISRLSKTTSTITAHCLDTRIPTESVPTELHELVNSFNAMLERLDNSFLRLSAFSADIAHELRTPLNSMLTQTEVALMKDRSDENYKDILLSTLEELRRMSRMVDDMLFLAKADNGMITPDFENHDLATIGSSVLEYYEYAADEKGLKLVMSAEGATWVKGDNPMLRRAVSNILSNAVRYADEGSVIDIDVLRADQWVLLKVSNQGPVIPAEHIDKLFDRFYRIDTARREGSTLNAGLGMAITRSIIEAHKGAVECRSAVGITTFEIRLPVA; encoded by the coding sequence ATGATCAGCTTGTCCCTGCGAAGCAGAATGGCGCTCCTTTTTATAATAGTGGTCACAACCGTTCTGGCGTTCGCTGCCGTGAGCTTTGATTTTTTTTGTCGCCTGCATTTTGAGCATCAGGATGAACAGGTTCTCCAGCACAAAATTCAGACGCTGAAGTCGGTTCTGACACGTAAAGACAGTTTTGAGTCATCCATGGTGCCCGACATCGACCGATTGCTTGACACTTCATTTGGCTTTGCTGCCGTGATTAAAGCCGGAGATCGCGTCGTTTATTCACATCACAACCTGTCCGAACAATATCTGCCTGTACATAACTCCGGGAATGCTGGCGGGTGGCTAATTCAAGTGGGCCCCAACCTTTACACGGGAACTACCCAGCGGATCGGTGAATGGGCGGATGGAGAAGGGACAATTCACCTGGCCCTAGACGTCACGCACCGCACCCACTTTTTTGAAATGATTCGGCGGTGGTTTATTTATACATTGATAATCAGCGCAATTCTCAGCGGCCTGCTTGGCTTTGCCTTTATTGGTCGAGGGCTCAAGCCGATATCCAGGCTGTCAAAGACGACTTCCACCATCACTGCCCATTGCCTGGACACTCGAATCCCTACCGAATCGGTGCCAACCGAACTGCACGAACTGGTCAACAGTTTTAACGCCATGCTTGAGCGATTGGATAATTCCTTTCTTCGCCTATCGGCCTTTTCAGCGGACATCGCGCATGAGCTACGTACGCCGCTAAACAGCATGCTGACACAAACTGAAGTCGCGCTGATGAAGGATCGCTCTGACGAAAACTACAAGGACATCCTGTTGTCGACGCTGGAAGAGCTCCGCCGGATGTCGCGTATGGTTGACGACATGCTATTTCTGGCCAAAGCCGACAACGGCATGATTACCCCCGATTTCGAGAATCACGACCTGGCAACTATCGGATCGAGCGTGCTCGAATACTACGAATATGCGGCCGACGAAAAGGGCTTAAAACTGGTCATGAGTGCCGAAGGCGCCACTTGGGTAAAAGGTGACAACCCCATGTTGCGGCGGGCAGTTTCGAACATCTTGTCCAATGCAGTTCGTTATGCGGACGAAGGTTCTGTTATCGATATTGATGTATTGAGAGCGGATCAATGGGTGCTCTTGAAGGTGAGCAACCAAGGCCCTGTCATTCCTGCCGAGCATATCGACAAGCTCTTTGACCGCTTTTACCGGATCGATACTGCGCGACGTGAGGGCAGCACCTTGAATGCGGGGCTGGGGATGGCTATCACTCGCTCAATCATCGAGGCCCACAAGGGGGCAGTCGAATGCAGGTCTGCGGTCGGAATCACAACATTCGAGATAAGATTGCCGGTAGCCTGA
- a CDS encoding heavy metal response regulator transcription factor has protein sequence MKILVAEDEPKTGVYLKQGLAEAGFVVDLVTNGINAVQQALDEEYDLLILDVMMPGLDGWQVLERVRDAGSETPALFLSARDRVEDRVKGLELGADDYLIKPFAFSELLARVRSLLRRGNGATVQTTLAIEDLQVDLLKRRVERGGKRIDLTAKEFMLLEFLLCRRGEVLSKSLIASKVWDINFDSDTNIIEVAIRRLRAKIDDDFPVKLIHTARGMGYFIDGTQSD, from the coding sequence GTGAAAATCTTGGTTGCAGAAGATGAGCCGAAGACCGGCGTTTACCTGAAACAGGGTTTGGCTGAAGCCGGGTTTGTAGTCGACTTGGTCACGAATGGTATTAATGCAGTCCAGCAGGCGCTTGATGAGGAATATGATCTGCTGATTCTAGATGTGATGATGCCGGGGCTGGACGGCTGGCAGGTGCTTGAGCGGGTGCGTGACGCAGGTAGTGAGACGCCTGCACTGTTTCTGAGTGCTCGAGATCGAGTGGAAGATAGAGTAAAAGGCCTAGAGCTCGGGGCAGATGATTATCTGATCAAACCTTTTGCGTTCTCCGAGTTGCTTGCTCGGGTGAGGTCGCTTCTGCGTCGGGGAAACGGTGCTACCGTCCAGACTACCCTGGCCATTGAGGATCTTCAGGTGGACCTGCTCAAGCGCAGAGTCGAGCGCGGTGGAAAGCGCATTGATCTGACCGCAAAGGAGTTCATGTTGCTTGAGTTCCTGCTTTGCCGGCGGGGTGAAGTGTTATCCAAGTCGCTTATCGCATCGAAGGTATGGGATATTAATTTCGACAGCGACACCAATATCATTGAGGTTGCCATCCGGCGGTTACGCGCGAAAATCGACGATGATTTCCCGGTCAAGTTGATTCACACAGCGCGGGGCATGGGTTATTTTATCGACGGCACTCAGTCCGACTAG
- a CDS encoding four-helix bundle copper-binding protein: MHTQYESCIQACNNCAVACQTCAAACLNEDDVKMMAQCIKLDMDCAEICQVAAAFMARDSDYAAELCRICAKICRACGEECKKHEADHCQRCAEACMACADECERMAG; this comes from the coding sequence ATGCATACCCAATATGAATCCTGCATTCAAGCCTGCAACAACTGTGCAGTCGCCTGTCAAACCTGCGCAGCAGCCTGCCTCAACGAAGACGACGTAAAAATGATGGCGCAATGTATCAAGCTGGATATGGACTGCGCTGAGATCTGTCAGGTCGCCGCCGCTTTTATGGCAAGAGACAGCGACTATGCCGCTGAACTTTGTCGTATCTGCGCCAAAATCTGCCGCGCCTGTGGCGAAGAGTGCAAGAAGCACGAAGCGGACCATTGTCAGCGCTGCGCCGAAGCCTGCATGGCCTGTGCAGATGAATGTGAGCGGATGGCTGGTTAA
- a CDS encoding undecaprenyl diphosphate synthase family protein has protein sequence MAKNTTPCHVGFIPDGNRRWAADHDLPKEAGYAYGIAPGLLLYEKCKEYGVKETSIFCFTQDNTKRPSIQKKAFSDATVTFALEIVRRGAALLVVGDETSAQFPEELKEFRQRQGVGMKVNLLVNYGWEWDLTGLQKGSLRSNEVSRLDLIVRWGGGSRLSGFLPVQSVYADLYVRDEYWPDFAPQHFEDALAWFKNQDQTLGG, from the coding sequence ATGGCGAAAAACACTACTCCGTGCCATGTCGGTTTCATTCCCGATGGAAACCGCCGCTGGGCGGCGGATCATGACCTGCCCAAGGAAGCGGGATATGCTTATGGCATCGCCCCGGGATTGCTGCTGTACGAGAAATGTAAAGAATACGGAGTCAAGGAAACATCAATCTTCTGCTTTACCCAAGACAACACCAAGCGGCCTTCCATTCAGAAAAAGGCATTCAGCGATGCCACCGTTACATTTGCGTTGGAGATCGTACGCCGTGGAGCCGCGCTTCTTGTTGTCGGCGATGAGACCTCGGCGCAATTTCCCGAGGAATTAAAAGAATTCCGCCAGCGCCAAGGCGTTGGAATGAAGGTAAATTTACTCGTCAACTATGGTTGGGAATGGGATCTGACCGGCCTTCAAAAAGGTAGCCTGCGTTCGAATGAAGTGTCACGTCTGGATTTAATCGTTCGCTGGGGAGGAGGGTCACGATTGAGCGGTTTTCTCCCGGTACAGTCGGTTTATGCCGATCTCTATGTCAGAGATGAATATTGGCCAGACTTTGCTCCGCAGCATTTTGAAGATGCGCTGGCCTGGTTTAAAAATCAGGACCAAACACTCGGCGGCTAA
- a CDS encoding copper-binding protein yields MKKVMMFFVACALTATSAMADEHDAMTEGELRKIDQAGQRVTLRHGPIDNLKMPPMTMVFRVENAAELEGLTAGDKVRFRADKEGGNYIVTELEKAE; encoded by the coding sequence ATGAAAAAAGTAATGATGTTCTTTGTGGCATGTGCGCTTACTGCCACCTCCGCCATGGCAGACGAGCATGACGCCATGACCGAAGGTGAGCTGAGAAAGATTGATCAGGCTGGGCAGCGTGTCACCTTGCGCCACGGCCCGATCGACAACCTGAAAATGCCTCCCATGACCATGGTGTTCAGGGTCGAGAATGCGGCGGAGCTGGAAGGGCTGACTGCCGGGGACAAGGTCAGATTCCGTGCTGACAAAGAAGGTGGTAACTACATTGTTACCGAGCTTGAAAAGGCCGAGTGA